GAGAAAATTTATGTTCCAGAGTAAACCAAGTTGAACGACTAGTTGTTCCAAGGTGAGTATATCCATTTTCTGCATACCCATTACGGACGCTGATATTTCCATACTCATATCCGTGAAGGCTAAGAGCCCAGTTTCCTGTTGCTCTTGTTTGATATTGGTGGAAATATTTCACTACCCAACCTATATATGCCCTAGGTTTAACACTAGCTTGTGTATTTCCAATTTCATTTGTACTGACTCGTGTCCTCTCAATTTCATTTGCACTAACTGGAGAACTTAGAAAGCTGAATCCAAACAATGTGATTAAAGTAATAGATAAAATTAGTTTCTTTTTCATAATAAACATCCCTTTTTTATTTTATTTATATAACTATTAAAATTATAACGTGCATCAGTTTAAAATGAAAGCCTTTTTTTAACTAAATTTTAATGCTATTATAATCTAAGGGGTCAGAATTTAATGTAACGGGAAAAGGAGGGCTAGTTTTGAAAGAACGAATCATTATTGAAGATTTATCATTAAGTATAAAAAAAGAAAATTTAATACAGAATCTTTCTTTAAAATTAAAAGAAGGGACAATTACCTGTATTGTTGCACCAAATGGAACAGGAAAGACAACATTTTTTAAATTGATAGCGAATGTTTTACCGATGAAAAATGGAAATATAACTATTAATTCAAAATCTTTTGAAAACAGGGTGGAATTTAATCGAGGTTTGTTTTTTTTAGAAAATGCCGAACAATTGTTTCAAAATTTAACTGCATATGAAAATTTGAAATTTATTTCAAAGTTATGGAATGATCAAAGTGACATAAATAAAATAGTAGATTTTGTAGGGATTACAAAATATAAAGATAAAAAATTGAAATTTTTGTCTCTAGGTATGAAGCAGAAAGTTTTGATAGCGGCTTCTATAGCAAGTGGAGCTGATTTTATTATATTTGATGAACCTTTGAATGGTTTGGATATAGAGAATATAGAAAATATATCGAATATTTTTTTAGAACTAAAAAAAGAAGGAAAAACGCTATTATTATCTTCACATAATATTTT
This Carnobacterium maltaromaticum DSM 20342 DNA region includes the following protein-coding sequences:
- a CDS encoding ABC transporter ATP-binding protein, whose protein sequence is MKERIIIEDLSLSIKKENLIQNLSLKLKEGTITCIVAPNGTGKTTFFKLIANVLPMKNGNITINSKSFENRVEFNRGLFFLENAEQLFQNLTAYENLKFISKLWNDQSDINKIVDFVGITKYKDKKLKFLSLGMKQKVLIAASIASGADFIIFDEPLNGLDIENIENISNIFLELKKEGKTLLLSSHNIFETSKICDNIFFLVEGSLKEASLDYEILKEQYNSAFKVRR